Proteins encoded in a region of the Suncus etruscus isolate mSunEtr1 chromosome 1, mSunEtr1.pri.cur, whole genome shotgun sequence genome:
- the LARP6 gene encoding la-related protein 6 isoform X1, with the protein MAQADDEALPGLDYAVQIRVAIQEAEDAGELEDDEEGRGAGDPARYLSPGWGSASEEEPSRGFSSAPTSGGENEREEQEQEWRPPDQELIRKLVEQIEFYFSDENLEKDAFLLKHVRRNKLGYVSVKLLTSFKKVKHLTRDWRTTAYALKYSVILELNEDHRKVRRTTPVPLFPNENLPSKMLLLYDLYLSPKLWALATPQKNGRVQEKVMEHLLKLFGTFGVISSVRILKPGRELPPDIRRLSSRYSQVGTQECAIVEFEEVEAAIRAHEFMVTESQGRDNMKAVLIGMKPPKKKPFKDRNQDEEPIASVYLKSPNKRVEELQYMGDESSANSSSDPESNPTSPMAGRRYTLNNKLSPAGHQNLFLSPSASPCSSPWSSPLAQRKGVSRKSPLAEEGKLNCSTSPEILRKCMDYSSDSSITPSSSPWVRRRRQAEMGTQEKSPGASPLLSRKMQTADGLPVGVLRWPRGPDNTRGFHGGHERSRAYV; encoded by the exons ATGGCCCAGGCGGACGACGAGGCGCTGCCCGGGCTCGACTACGCCGTGCAGATCCGCGTCGCCATCCAGGAGGCCGAGGACGCGGGCGAGCTGGAGGACGACGAGGAAGGTCGGGGCGCGGGGGACCCGGCGCGCTACCTGAGCCCCGGCTGGGGCAGCGCCAGCGAGGAGGAGCCCAGCCGCGGGTTCAG tAGTGCCCCAACCAGTGGAGGTGAGAATGAACGGGAGGAGCAAGAGCAGGAGTGGAGGCCACCAGACCAGGAACTGATCAGAAAACTGGTAGAGCAGATCGAGTTCTATTTCTCTGATGAAAACCTGGAGAAGGACGCCTTCCTGCTCAAGCATGTGAGAAGGAACAAGCTGGGCTATGTGAGTGTCAAACTCCTTACATCCTTTAAAAAG GTGAAACATCTCACTCGGGACTGGAGAACAACTGCATATGCCTTGAAGTACTCAGTGATCTTGGAGTTGAATGAGGACCACAGGAAGGTGAGGAGGACCACCCCCGTCCCACTCTTCCCCAACGAGAACCTTCCCAGCAAGATGCTCCTGCTCTATGATCTCTACCTGTCCCCCAAGCTGTGGGCCCTAGCTACACCTCAGAAGAATGGCAGGGTTCAGGAGAAGGTGATGGAGCATCTTCTTAAGCTCTTTGGGACCTTTGGGGTGATCTCATCAGTGCGGATTCTCAAGCCTGGGAGAGAGCTGCCACCGGACATCCGAAGGCTCAGTAGCCGATACAGCCAAGTGGGGACTCAGGAATGTGCCATCGTGGAGTTTGAGGAGGTAGAGGCAGCCATCAGAGCCCATGAGTTCATGGTCACAGAATCGCAGGGCAGGGACAACATGAAAGCTGTCCTGATTGGGATGAAGCCACCCAAAAAGAAACCTTTTAAGGACAGGAATCAGGACGAGGAACCCATAGCCAGCGTCTACCTCAAGTCCCCAAACAAGAGAGTGGAAGAGCTTCAGTACATGGGTGATGAGTCTTCTGCCAACAGCTCCTCTGACCCTGAGAGCAACCCCACGTCCCCCATGGCTGGCCGGCGGTACACACTTAATAACAAGCTGAGCCCTGCTGGCCACCAGAATCTCTTCCTCAGTCCCAGTGCCTCCCCCTGCTCTAGTCCCTGGAGCAGCCCCTTAGCTCAACGCAAAGGGGTTTCTAGGAAGTCCCCTCTGGCAGAGGAGGGCAAGCTGAACTGTAGCACCAGTCCTGAGATCCTTCGAAAGTGCATGGATTACTCCTCTGATAGTAGCATCACACCTTCTAGCAGTCCCTGGGTGCGTAGACGCCGCCAAGCTGAAATGGGGACCCAGGAGAAGAGCCCTGGAGCAAGTCCCCTGCTGTCTCGGAAGATGCAGACTGCAGATGGGTTGCCTGTGGGGGTGTTGCGGTGGCCCAGGGGTCCTGACAACACCAGGGGTTTTCATGGGGGACATGAGAGGAGCAGGGCCTATGTGTAA
- the LARP6 gene encoding la-related protein 6 isoform X2, whose product MAQADDEALPGLDYAVQIRVAIQEAEDAGELEDDEEGRGAGDPARYLSPGWGSASEEEPSRGFSAPTSGGENEREEQEQEWRPPDQELIRKLVEQIEFYFSDENLEKDAFLLKHVRRNKLGYVSVKLLTSFKKVKHLTRDWRTTAYALKYSVILELNEDHRKVRRTTPVPLFPNENLPSKMLLLYDLYLSPKLWALATPQKNGRVQEKVMEHLLKLFGTFGVISSVRILKPGRELPPDIRRLSSRYSQVGTQECAIVEFEEVEAAIRAHEFMVTESQGRDNMKAVLIGMKPPKKKPFKDRNQDEEPIASVYLKSPNKRVEELQYMGDESSANSSSDPESNPTSPMAGRRYTLNNKLSPAGHQNLFLSPSASPCSSPWSSPLAQRKGVSRKSPLAEEGKLNCSTSPEILRKCMDYSSDSSITPSSSPWVRRRRQAEMGTQEKSPGASPLLSRKMQTADGLPVGVLRWPRGPDNTRGFHGGHERSRAYV is encoded by the exons ATGGCCCAGGCGGACGACGAGGCGCTGCCCGGGCTCGACTACGCCGTGCAGATCCGCGTCGCCATCCAGGAGGCCGAGGACGCGGGCGAGCTGGAGGACGACGAGGAAGGTCGGGGCGCGGGGGACCCGGCGCGCTACCTGAGCCCCGGCTGGGGCAGCGCCAGCGAGGAGGAGCCCAGCCGCGGGTTCAG TGCCCCAACCAGTGGAGGTGAGAATGAACGGGAGGAGCAAGAGCAGGAGTGGAGGCCACCAGACCAGGAACTGATCAGAAAACTGGTAGAGCAGATCGAGTTCTATTTCTCTGATGAAAACCTGGAGAAGGACGCCTTCCTGCTCAAGCATGTGAGAAGGAACAAGCTGGGCTATGTGAGTGTCAAACTCCTTACATCCTTTAAAAAG GTGAAACATCTCACTCGGGACTGGAGAACAACTGCATATGCCTTGAAGTACTCAGTGATCTTGGAGTTGAATGAGGACCACAGGAAGGTGAGGAGGACCACCCCCGTCCCACTCTTCCCCAACGAGAACCTTCCCAGCAAGATGCTCCTGCTCTATGATCTCTACCTGTCCCCCAAGCTGTGGGCCCTAGCTACACCTCAGAAGAATGGCAGGGTTCAGGAGAAGGTGATGGAGCATCTTCTTAAGCTCTTTGGGACCTTTGGGGTGATCTCATCAGTGCGGATTCTCAAGCCTGGGAGAGAGCTGCCACCGGACATCCGAAGGCTCAGTAGCCGATACAGCCAAGTGGGGACTCAGGAATGTGCCATCGTGGAGTTTGAGGAGGTAGAGGCAGCCATCAGAGCCCATGAGTTCATGGTCACAGAATCGCAGGGCAGGGACAACATGAAAGCTGTCCTGATTGGGATGAAGCCACCCAAAAAGAAACCTTTTAAGGACAGGAATCAGGACGAGGAACCCATAGCCAGCGTCTACCTCAAGTCCCCAAACAAGAGAGTGGAAGAGCTTCAGTACATGGGTGATGAGTCTTCTGCCAACAGCTCCTCTGACCCTGAGAGCAACCCCACGTCCCCCATGGCTGGCCGGCGGTACACACTTAATAACAAGCTGAGCCCTGCTGGCCACCAGAATCTCTTCCTCAGTCCCAGTGCCTCCCCCTGCTCTAGTCCCTGGAGCAGCCCCTTAGCTCAACGCAAAGGGGTTTCTAGGAAGTCCCCTCTGGCAGAGGAGGGCAAGCTGAACTGTAGCACCAGTCCTGAGATCCTTCGAAAGTGCATGGATTACTCCTCTGATAGTAGCATCACACCTTCTAGCAGTCCCTGGGTGCGTAGACGCCGCCAAGCTGAAATGGGGACCCAGGAGAAGAGCCCTGGAGCAAGTCCCCTGCTGTCTCGGAAGATGCAGACTGCAGATGGGTTGCCTGTGGGGGTGTTGCGGTGGCCCAGGGGTCCTGACAACACCAGGGGTTTTCATGGGGGACATGAGAGGAGCAGGGCCTATGTGTAA